Proteins encoded together in one Mannheimia haemolytica window:
- the rnb gene encoding Exoribonuclease 2, translating into MFQNNPLLAQLKQQIEASKEYVEGTVKASDKAFGFLECDKKSYFIPPAEMKKVMHGDKVKAVVKREGDKEQVEIDSLIEPMLERFIAQVRLNKEGKLQLAVDHPSVKQTIPANTHKKVTEKLENGDWVVAQLKTHPLRDDRFFFAQVTQFICKESDNFAPWWVTLARHEQPREPVANEKSYELHDELAREDLSHLYFTTIDSPSTQDMDDALFIEPIKQNGEQTGWRLVVAIADPTAYIPENSHIEKAARQRCFTNYLPGFNIPMLPRELSDDLCSLVPNEKRPALVGFIETDLNGNLIKETTFTSAWVESKDRLAYDDVSDYLEGVENAWQPQSEETKQQIEWLHQFTQARIQWRAENALLFKEQGDYTFELNEDGSVKDIHVEYRRIANQMIEESMILANICCAKFLSQHAKTGVFNTHSGFDPKNYELVKSFLLQTLASDENRDELAERYSAERLATLEGYCQMQRDIQDYPEKFLELRLRRYLTFAEFKAEVAPHFGLGITDYATWTSPIRKYGDMVNHRLIKQVLLGKQSQAVEESVLSRLQEARRQNRLVERDIADWLYARYLAPMVEQAVEFECEIADVSRGGLRAKVIKNGAQIFVPFSSLHDNKEEMEYRQEELALYIKGEKAYQIGQAVKVKLTEVRLETRSIVGNII; encoded by the coding sequence ATGTTTCAAAACAATCCCCTTTTAGCTCAACTCAAACAGCAAATCGAGGCAAGTAAAGAGTATGTCGAAGGTACGGTAAAAGCCTCAGACAAAGCCTTCGGTTTTTTAGAATGCGATAAAAAAAGCTATTTTATTCCACCTGCGGAAATGAAAAAAGTAATGCACGGTGATAAGGTAAAAGCCGTAGTCAAACGTGAAGGCGATAAAGAACAGGTGGAAATTGACTCTCTGATTGAGCCAATGCTTGAGCGTTTTATCGCCCAAGTGCGTTTAAATAAAGAGGGCAAATTGCAACTTGCGGTTGATCACCCAAGTGTCAAACAAACCATTCCGGCAAATACCCATAAAAAAGTCACTGAAAAATTAGAAAATGGCGACTGGGTGGTGGCACAATTAAAAACGCATCCGTTGCGTGACGACCGTTTTTTCTTTGCCCAAGTTACCCAATTTATCTGTAAAGAATCCGATAATTTCGCCCCTTGGTGGGTCACACTTGCCCGCCACGAACAGCCTCGTGAACCGGTCGCAAATGAAAAAAGCTATGAATTACACGATGAATTAGCTCGTGAAGATTTATCTCATCTTTACTTTACCACTATTGACAGCCCAAGCACGCAAGATATGGACGATGCTCTGTTCATCGAACCAATTAAGCAAAATGGCGAGCAAACCGGCTGGCGTTTAGTGGTAGCGATTGCTGACCCAACCGCTTATATCCCAGAAAATTCCCATATTGAAAAAGCCGCTCGCCAGCGTTGTTTCACCAACTATTTACCGGGCTTTAACATTCCAATGTTACCTCGAGAACTCTCAGACGATCTCTGTTCGCTTGTCCCGAATGAAAAACGCCCTGCCCTCGTTGGCTTTATTGAAACCGATTTAAACGGCAATCTCATTAAAGAGACAACCTTTACCTCTGCTTGGGTCGAATCAAAAGATCGCTTGGCTTACGACGATGTTTCCGATTATCTCGAAGGCGTGGAAAATGCGTGGCAACCTCAGTCTGAAGAAACAAAACAACAAATTGAGTGGCTACATCAATTTACTCAAGCCCGCATTCAATGGCGTGCCGAGAATGCGTTGCTATTCAAAGAACAAGGCGATTATACCTTTGAGTTAAATGAAGATGGCTCGGTAAAAGATATTCACGTTGAATATCGCCGTATTGCGAATCAAATGATCGAAGAATCAATGATTCTTGCCAATATTTGTTGTGCAAAATTCTTAAGCCAACATGCCAAAACCGGTGTATTTAATACCCATTCAGGTTTTGATCCGAAAAATTATGAATTGGTAAAATCATTTTTACTCCAAACTTTAGCCAGCGATGAAAATCGTGATGAGCTTGCCGAACGCTACTCCGCCGAGCGTTTAGCAACCTTAGAAGGCTATTGCCAAATGCAACGTGATATTCAAGACTACCCAGAGAAATTCTTAGAGTTGCGTTTACGACGTTATTTAACCTTCGCTGAATTTAAAGCCGAAGTTGCCCCGCATTTCGGGCTAGGCATTACCGATTACGCCACTTGGACATCACCCATCCGTAAATATGGCGATATGGTAAACCACCGTTTAATCAAGCAAGTGTTACTTGGCAAACAAAGCCAAGCGGTGGAAGAATCAGTTTTAAGCCGTTTACAAGAAGCTCGCCGTCAAAACCGTTTAGTAGAACGTGATATTGCTGACTGGCTTTATGCTCGTTACCTTGCCCCAATGGTGGAACAAGCGGTCGAATTTGAGTGCGAAATTGCAGATGTTTCCCGTGGTGGCTTGCGTGCGAAAGTCATAAAAAACGGTGCTCAAATTTTTGTGCCATTCTCCAGCTTGCACGACAACAAAGAGGAAATGGAATACCGCCAAGAAGAACTTGCACTTTATATTAAAGGTGAAAAAGCCTATCAGATCGGGCAAGCGGTGAAAGTGAAACTCACCGAAGTACGCTTAGAAACTCGCTCAATCGTAGGAAATATCATTTAA
- the alaS gene encoding Alanine--tRNA ligase has product MKTTSDIRQSFLEFFQTKGHTIVPSSSLVPENDPTLLFTNAGMNQFKDVFLGLEKRPYSRATTAQRCVRAGGKHNDLENVGYTARHHTFFEMMGNFSFGDYFKQDAIKFGWEFLTSPQWLGLPKEKLYVTVYETDDEAYDIWHKEVGVPSEHIIRIGDNKGAPYASDNFWAMGDTGPCGPCTEIFYDHGPEHWGGLPGSPEEDGDRYIEVWNIVFMQFNRLADGTMEKLPKPSVDTGMGLERMTAVMQHVNSNYETDIFQTLIKEVATLLNVKDLDNKSLRVVADHIRACSYLIADGVLPSNEGRGYVLRRIIRRAVRHGNILGAKEAFFYKLVPTLATVMGQAGEVLTQKQAHIQKTLKAEEEQFARTLERGLNLLEDALAKVENKTLSGEVAFKLYDTYGFPLDLTADVCRERDIKIDEDGFNAEMTAQRERAKASSSFGTDYNNVIKVDGKTCFSGYTETSLNDATVIGLFSNGKSVESIQSGENAVVILDKTPFYAEMGGQVGDSGQISAEICNFEVVDTQKYGQVFGHIGQLTSGSLSVGDKVNTIVDRERRHAITLNHSATHLLHSALRQVLGDHVAQKGSLVSENILRFDISQPEAITKSQLEEVERIVNAKVRENIQVIIEEMDIESAKAKGAMALFGEKYGEVVRVVEMSDFSIELCGGTHVKQTGDIGLFKITSEGAVAAGVRRIEAVTGENAIAWLHTLQQAVQQSAELLKADSHSLVEKIVQLQEKAKRTEKELQQLKDKLAAQAGSDLAKQATQINGVNVVIQQLENVEPKALRTVVDDLKNQLGSAVIVFATASEDKVNLIVGVTKDLTDKVNAGQLVGAMAEKVGGKGGGRPDMAMAGGSEPQHLSQALLLAQEWITAKL; this is encoded by the coding sequence ATGAAAACAACTTCAGATATCAGACAATCTTTTCTAGAGTTTTTCCAAACTAAAGGACATACGATTGTTCCAAGCAGCTCTCTTGTTCCCGAGAATGATCCGACATTATTATTTACCAATGCGGGCATGAACCAATTCAAAGATGTTTTTCTTGGGTTAGAAAAACGCCCTTATAGCAGAGCGACTACGGCACAACGTTGTGTACGTGCAGGTGGTAAACACAATGATTTAGAAAACGTAGGTTATACCGCTCGCCATCATACTTTTTTTGAAATGATGGGGAATTTCAGCTTTGGTGATTACTTCAAGCAAGATGCAATCAAATTCGGTTGGGAGTTTTTAACTTCTCCACAATGGCTTGGCTTACCAAAAGAAAAATTATATGTAACTGTGTATGAAACTGATGATGAAGCCTACGATATTTGGCATAAAGAAGTAGGTGTACCATCGGAACATATTATTCGCATTGGCGATAATAAAGGCGCACCTTATGCTTCAGATAACTTCTGGGCGATGGGCGATACCGGTCCTTGTGGCCCTTGTACCGAGATTTTCTATGATCACGGGCCTGAGCATTGGGGAGGCTTACCGGGTAGCCCAGAAGAAGATGGCGACCGCTATATTGAGGTATGGAATATTGTATTTATGCAGTTCAATCGTTTAGCAGACGGTACGATGGAAAAACTGCCTAAGCCTTCTGTAGATACAGGGATGGGGTTAGAACGTATGACTGCGGTAATGCAACACGTAAACTCCAACTACGAAACGGATATTTTCCAAACTTTAATTAAAGAAGTCGCTACTTTGCTTAATGTGAAAGATTTAGATAATAAATCTTTACGTGTAGTGGCAGACCATATTCGTGCTTGTTCCTATCTGATTGCCGATGGTGTTTTACCTTCAAATGAAGGAAGAGGCTATGTATTACGCCGTATTATCCGCCGTGCGGTTCGTCACGGTAATATTTTGGGTGCAAAAGAAGCCTTTTTCTATAAATTGGTGCCAACACTTGCAACGGTAATGGGGCAAGCTGGTGAGGTGCTGACCCAAAAACAAGCGCATATTCAAAAGACACTCAAAGCAGAAGAAGAGCAATTTGCCCGTACTCTTGAGCGTGGATTGAATTTATTAGAAGATGCATTAGCGAAAGTGGAAAATAAAACCTTATCCGGAGAGGTTGCGTTCAAACTTTATGACACCTACGGGTTCCCGTTAGATTTAACTGCTGATGTTTGCCGTGAGCGTGATATTAAAATTGACGAAGATGGCTTCAATGCAGAAATGACCGCACAACGTGAGCGTGCGAAAGCCAGCAGTAGCTTTGGCACAGATTATAACAATGTGATTAAAGTGGACGGTAAAACATGCTTTAGTGGATATACTGAAACCAGCTTAAATGATGCTACTGTAATTGGGTTATTTAGTAATGGAAAATCGGTTGAGTCTATTCAATCGGGTGAAAATGCGGTAGTGATTTTAGATAAAACCCCATTCTATGCAGAAATGGGTGGACAAGTGGGTGATAGCGGTCAAATTTCCGCAGAAATTTGCAATTTTGAGGTAGTAGATACGCAAAAATATGGTCAAGTATTCGGGCATATTGGGCAATTAACTTCCGGCTCACTTTCTGTTGGCGACAAAGTTAATACGATCGTAGATAGAGAGCGTCGTCATGCTATTACATTAAACCACAGTGCTACCCACTTACTGCATTCTGCGTTACGCCAAGTGCTAGGCGACCACGTTGCTCAAAAAGGCTCATTAGTGTCAGAAAATATTTTACGTTTTGATATTTCTCAGCCGGAAGCAATTACTAAATCACAACTTGAAGAAGTTGAACGTATCGTGAATGCTAAAGTGCGTGAAAATATTCAGGTAATCATTGAAGAAATGGATATTGAATCTGCAAAAGCGAAAGGTGCAATGGCGTTATTTGGTGAAAAATATGGCGAAGTAGTGCGTGTAGTGGAAATGTCAGATTTCTCGATTGAACTCTGTGGCGGCACACACGTCAAACAAACCGGTGATATTGGGCTATTCAAAATTACCTCTGAAGGCGCAGTAGCGGCAGGTGTACGCCGTATTGAGGCTGTCACTGGAGAAAATGCGATTGCTTGGTTACATACCTTACAACAAGCCGTTCAACAAAGTGCTGAATTGTTAAAAGCAGACAGTCATTCACTCGTTGAGAAAATTGTTCAATTACAAGAGAAGGCTAAACGTACAGAAAAAGAGCTTCAACAGCTAAAAGATAAGCTGGCGGCTCAAGCAGGTTCAGATTTAGCGAAACAAGCTACCCAAATCAATGGCGTGAATGTAGTAATTCAACAATTAGAGAATGTTGAACCAAAAGCATTGAGAACGGTGGTTGATGATCTAAAAAATCAATTAGGAAGTGCAGTAATTGTATTTGCTACAGCTTCCGAAGATAAGGTAAATCTGATTGTAGGTGTTACAAAAGATTTAACTGATAAAGTCAATGCTGGTCAATTAGTTGGTGCAATGGCGGAGAAAGTTGGAGGTAAAGGGGGCGGACGTCCTGATATGGCAATGGCCGGAGGCTCAGAACCACAACATTTATCGCAAGCATTGTTACTTGCTCAAGAATGGATTACAGCAAAACTTTAA
- the fnr_1 gene encoding Fumarate and nitrate reduction regulatory protein, with product MKIVSEPKTSGRHTCTIHCQNCSISQLCLPFTLNETELTQLDNIIERKKPIQKSQVIFKSGDELRSLYAIRSGTLKAYTLSESGEEQITGFHLPGDLIGFDAITNMQHEGYAQALETSMICEIPFDILDDLAGKMPKIRHQIMRLMSNEIKSDQEMILLLSKMNAEEKLAAFLYNLSQRYSARGFSAKEFRLTMTRGDIGNYLGLTIETISRLLGRFQKSGMISVQGKYIIINRMEELAELAGAIKPQQNIIAQTTA from the coding sequence ATGAAAATTGTATCAGAACCTAAAACAAGCGGACGTCATACTTGCACAATTCATTGTCAAAATTGCAGTATTAGCCAACTATGCTTACCTTTTACTCTTAATGAAACGGAATTAACTCAACTAGATAATATTATTGAGCGTAAAAAACCGATTCAAAAATCGCAAGTTATTTTTAAGTCAGGTGATGAACTGCGTTCGCTTTATGCTATCCGTTCTGGGACACTAAAAGCCTATACCTTAAGTGAAAGTGGCGAAGAGCAAATTACCGGTTTCCATTTACCTGGCGATCTGATTGGCTTTGATGCAATTACGAATATGCAGCACGAAGGCTATGCTCAAGCGCTCGAAACCTCAATGATTTGTGAAATTCCATTCGATATTTTAGATGATCTTGCTGGCAAAATGCCGAAAATCCGCCATCAAATTATGCGTTTGATGAGTAATGAAATTAAAAGTGATCAAGAAATGATTCTATTACTCTCAAAAATGAATGCGGAGGAAAAACTGGCGGCATTTTTGTATAACCTCTCCCAACGTTACTCAGCCCGTGGTTTCTCTGCAAAAGAATTCCGCTTAACCATGACCCGTGGAGATATCGGCAATTATCTTGGTTTAACCATTGAGACCATTAGCCGTTTACTAGGGCGTTTCCAAAAAAGCGGTATGATTTCAGTACAAGGAAAGTATATTATTATTAACCGTATGGAAGAATTAGCCGAATTAGCCGGGGCAATCAAACCGCAACAAAATATTATTGCTCAAACTACCGCTTAA
- the uspA gene encoding Universal stress protein A homolog, with translation MYKHILVAVDLSEESLVLVRKGAALAEKCGAKLSLIHVDVNFSDLYTGLIDINMSSVQDSVVEETNTALAELASKVNYPVSECLNGTGDFSQVLEEAVEKHNVDLLITGHHQDFWSKFMSSTRQVMNNITVDMLVVPLADE, from the coding sequence ATGTATAAACATATCTTAGTTGCAGTGGATCTTTCTGAAGAAAGTCTTGTTTTAGTGCGTAAGGGGGCTGCGTTAGCAGAAAAATGCGGAGCTAAACTTTCCCTCATTCACGTTGATGTTAATTTTTCGGATCTCTATACAGGATTAATTGATATTAATATGTCTTCGGTACAAGACAGTGTTGTTGAAGAAACAAATACGGCACTGGCTGAACTTGCCTCAAAAGTAAATTATCCTGTATCTGAATGTTTAAACGGAACGGGAGATTTTAGTCAGGTTTTGGAAGAGGCCGTAGAAAAACACAATGTCGATTTACTCATCACCGGCCATCATCAGGACTTCTGGAGTAAATTTATGTCTTCAACTCGTCAAGTCATGAATAATATCACTGTTGATATGCTGGTTGTGCCATTAGCAGATGAATAG
- a CDS encoding Bor protein yields the protein MKKLLAIATVFSLAACSTQTLELSPAKEAQYDRVQHFFVSGLAQKQEIDAAKICNGADKVGKVETETTFFNGLLGTITYGIYSPRQIRVYCN from the coding sequence ATGAAAAAATTACTTGCAATTGCAACAGTATTTTCTTTAGCAGCCTGTTCGACTCAAACACTTGAACTATCTCCTGCCAAGGAAGCTCAATATGATCGTGTTCAACACTTCTTTGTTTCAGGGCTTGCTCAAAAACAAGAGATAGATGCGGCAAAAATTTGTAATGGTGCAGATAAGGTAGGTAAGGTAGAAACTGAAACTACTTTCTTTAATGGCTTGTTAGGTACAATTACTTATGGTATCTATTCACCTCGCCAAATCCGTGTATATTGTAACTAA
- the fabI gene encoding Enoyl-[acyl-carrier-protein] reductase [NADH] FabI codes for MGILTGKRILVTGLASNRSIAYGIANAMKQQGAELAFTYLNDKLKPRVEEFAKEFGSEIVLPLDVATDESITECFIELSKHWEKFDGFVHAIAFAPGDQLDGDYVNAATREGYRIAHDISAYSFVAMAQAARPFLNENAALLTLSYLGAERAIPNYNVMCLAKASLEAATRVMAADLGKEGIRVNAISAGPIRTLAASGIKNFKKMLSAFEKTAALRRTVTIDDVGNSAAFLCSDLASGVTGEVLHVDAGFSVMAMGELGDEE; via the coding sequence ATGGGTATCTTAACTGGTAAACGTATTTTAGTAACAGGTTTAGCAAGCAACCGTTCAATCGCATACGGTATTGCAAACGCAATGAAACAACAAGGTGCAGAACTTGCATTCACCTACTTAAACGATAAATTAAAACCACGTGTTGAAGAATTTGCCAAAGAATTTGGTTCAGAAATTGTCCTGCCATTAGATGTGGCAACCGATGAAAGCATTACCGAGTGCTTCATTGAATTAAGCAAACATTGGGAAAAATTTGATGGTTTCGTTCACGCTATCGCATTTGCACCAGGTGATCAATTAGACGGTGATTATGTAAATGCCGCAACCCGTGAAGGTTATCGTATTGCACACGACATCAGTGCCTATAGCTTTGTTGCAATGGCTCAAGCTGCTCGCCCGTTCTTAAATGAAAATGCCGCCCTTTTAACCTTAAGTTACTTAGGTGCAGAGCGTGCAATCCCTAACTACAATGTAATGTGCTTAGCCAAAGCCTCTTTAGAAGCTGCAACCCGTGTAATGGCAGCCGATTTAGGTAAAGAAGGTATTCGTGTAAATGCGATTTCAGCCGGCCCGATCCGCACATTAGCTGCTTCAGGAATTAAAAACTTCAAGAAAATGCTTTCTGCTTTCGAGAAAACCGCTGCTTTACGCCGCACCGTAACTATTGATGATGTAGGTAACTCTGCAGCTTTCTTATGCTCAGATTTAGCCTCTGGTGTAACAGGTGAAGTGTTACACGTTGATGCCGGCTTCAGCGTAATGGCAATGGGTGAATTAGGCGACGAAGAGTAA
- a CDS encoding Bor protein, whose translation MKKLLAMSVLTALLTTACTTQTAHIGGKVTDNIKPTKSVTQSFFIGGIGQEETLNIVEVCGSKDKVQQVETVLSGGDILLGLVTIGIYTPRTANVYCK comes from the coding sequence ATGAAAAAATTGCTTGCTATGTCTGTATTAACAGCCCTGCTGACTACAGCATGTACAACACAAACTGCCCATATTGGCGGCAAAGTTACTGATAACATTAAGCCAACTAAGAGTGTAACTCAGTCGTTCTTTATAGGTGGGATTGGGCAAGAAGAAACATTGAATATTGTAGAGGTTTGTGGTTCCAAAGATAAAGTGCAGCAGGTTGAAACAGTACTTTCAGGTGGGGACATTCTATTAGGTCTTGTGACTATCGGTATTTATACACCTCGTACTGCAAATGTATATTGTAAGTAA